The following proteins are encoded in a genomic region of Opitutus sp.:
- a CDS encoding L,D-transpeptidase, with protein MKSFLESATETCTRLGIKPADRCLVVSIEHQTMQFFRHGELARSYVISTSKRPPSNVKNSLGTPCGLHAIAERIGSGQPPGIVFKSRVPTGYHFNELSDSATHPNLITSRILWLRGLEPGVNQGGEVDTYDRYVYIHGTNHEDRLGTPQSAGCVLMNNLDIIALYEEVRAGDLVWIGT; from the coding sequence ATGAAATCCTTTTTGGAATCGGCCACAGAAACATGCACCCGCCTCGGCATCAAGCCCGCAGACCGCTGCCTTGTTGTAAGCATCGAACACCAGACGATGCAGTTTTTCCGCCACGGAGAACTGGCGCGCAGCTACGTTATCTCCACGTCGAAGCGCCCGCCCTCGAACGTCAAAAACTCACTCGGCACCCCGTGCGGCCTGCACGCCATCGCCGAACGCATCGGCTCAGGCCAACCACCCGGCATCGTTTTTAAAAGCCGCGTGCCCACCGGCTACCATTTTAACGAGCTGAGTGATTCCGCGACCCACCCCAACCTGATCACGAGCCGGATTCTCTGGCTGCGCGGGCTTGAGCCGGGCGTGAACCAAGGCGGCGAGGTCGACACCTATGATCGCTACGTTTACATCCATGGGACCAACCACGAAGACCGCCTCGGCACCCCGCAAAGCGCAGGCTGCGTGCTCATGAACAACCTGGACATCATCGCGCTCTACGAAGAGGTGCGCGCTGGGGATTTGGTGTGGATCGGGACTTAG
- a CDS encoding aspartate-semialdehyde dehydrogenase: MPRRVHVSVADSKKDFIVNTSNNYVIGIVGATGAVGQELVRLLHERNFPMSSLRLFASARSAGKVVERFGKKWTIEEAKLGAFAGVDLAFFAAGGSVTRALAADAVKSGCVVIDKSSALRMEPGVPLVIPEINPEKLRNHGGIIANPNCSTAVMLMGLWPLHQAFGVKRIIVSTYQSVSGTGAEAVRELADQIQAHSAGQPLTHAVYPYQIAFNCIPHIDSFGANGYTGEETKMADESRKIMGLPNLKVSATTVRVPVVRAHSVSVSAEFERPVDLATARAAIAAFPGAELVDDTANKKYPTPLDFAEKVKCGVGRLRIDTAWDNGLSFWVSGDNLWKGAALNAVQNAELMIREGLLQPKAVRA, encoded by the coding sequence ATGCCGAGGCGGGTGCATGTTTCTGTGGCCGATTCCAAAAAGGATTTCATCGTGAATACGAGTAACAACTACGTCATCGGTATCGTCGGCGCCACGGGTGCCGTCGGTCAAGAGCTCGTGCGCTTGCTGCATGAGCGTAACTTCCCCATGAGCTCGCTGCGGCTGTTCGCCTCGGCTCGCTCGGCGGGAAAAGTCGTGGAGCGTTTCGGTAAGAAGTGGACCATCGAAGAGGCCAAACTAGGCGCTTTCGCCGGAGTTGACCTGGCGTTCTTCGCCGCCGGTGGCTCCGTCACCCGCGCGCTCGCGGCCGATGCCGTGAAGTCGGGCTGCGTCGTCATCGACAAGAGCTCGGCCCTGCGCATGGAGCCCGGCGTTCCGTTGGTGATCCCCGAGATCAACCCCGAGAAACTGCGCAACCACGGCGGCATCATCGCCAATCCCAACTGCTCCACCGCCGTCATGCTGATGGGCCTTTGGCCGCTGCACCAGGCCTTCGGCGTTAAGCGCATCATCGTCTCCACCTACCAATCGGTTTCTGGCACCGGTGCAGAAGCCGTGCGTGAGCTCGCCGACCAGATCCAGGCCCACTCGGCCGGCCAGCCGCTCACGCACGCGGTTTACCCGTACCAGATCGCCTTTAATTGTATCCCCCACATCGATTCATTCGGTGCGAACGGTTACACGGGCGAGGAGACCAAGATGGCTGACGAGTCGCGCAAAATCATGGGCCTGCCCAACCTGAAGGTTTCCGCCACCACGGTGCGCGTGCCAGTGGTGCGCGCCCATTCGGTCTCGGTGAGCGCCGAGTTTGAGCGTCCGGTCGATTTAGCCACGGCGCGCGCCGCCATTGCCGCGTTTCCCGGGGCTGAATTGGTCGATGATACGGCCAATAAAAAATATCCCACCCCGCTCGATTTCGCCGAGAAGGTGAAGTGCGGTGTTGGTCGCCTGCGCATCGACACGGCCTGGGACAACGGGCTCTCCTTCTGGGTGAGCGGCGACAACCTATGGAAGGGCGCCGCACTGAACGCGGTGCAGAATGCCGAGTTGATGATCCGCGAGGGTCTGCTCCAACCCAAGGCCGTGCGCGCCTGA
- the ispG gene encoding (E)-4-hydroxy-3-methylbut-2-enyl-diphosphate synthase yields MSYCASRFHTLRRATVEVKVGQVGVGGNNPVRVQSMTTSDTQDVAATVKQSIALAEVGCEIVRITAPNVAAAQCLRAIREQFSAAGFAHIPLVADIHFLPSAAMEAVEHVEKIRVNPGNYADKKKFAVTDYTDADYERELQRLHESFSPLVLRAKTLGRALRIGTNHGSLSDRIMNRYGDTPLGMVESALEFLRIAESHGFNQLILSMKSSNPKVMIAAYRLLVQRMNDERMSYPLHLGVTEAGDGEDGRIKSAIGIGSLLYDGLGDTIRVSLTEDSVYEIPVAQALAKKAMSLWKPTINLTASPFARFAATADAVDPFNYSRRQSTPVDLSPTIKVGPAQPPRVFVRIPSIQAWPAALAQLTSARLADTPAEGLILPIATTSELQSVSRELKELSQTGTTPLIVFDLAPTLPAVAVAAATEELTTPAVFLRTFDADDSVALHAFAQFTRSRGHTLAIATTAADIASLAPALPALGDDRLLFTLSNPATPIVGAIVAHPTGAYRALVEQLRFAGVQSPLWIRNTTTTTVHGDPSFLSRLLDAAILTGSLLCDGMGDVVSIETESDAPRATQLAYNVLQGAGSRISKTEFVACPSCGRTLFDLQTTTQRIRAQTGHLKGVKLAIMGCIVNGPGEMADADFGYVGGAPGKINLYVGKTCVQYNIPQAEADSRLIALIKEQGKWFEPPV; encoded by the coding sequence ATGTCCTACTGCGCATCCCGTTTTCACACCCTCCGCCGGGCAACTGTAGAAGTAAAAGTCGGTCAAGTCGGCGTTGGCGGAAACAACCCCGTTCGCGTCCAGTCGATGACCACCAGCGACACCCAGGACGTCGCCGCCACGGTGAAACAATCCATCGCCCTGGCCGAGGTCGGCTGCGAGATCGTCCGCATAACCGCGCCCAACGTTGCTGCCGCCCAGTGCCTGCGCGCCATTCGCGAGCAGTTCTCCGCCGCCGGCTTCGCCCATATTCCGCTCGTCGCCGACATCCATTTCCTGCCCTCCGCCGCGATGGAGGCCGTCGAGCACGTTGAAAAAATCCGCGTCAATCCGGGCAACTACGCCGACAAGAAAAAATTCGCCGTCACCGACTACACCGACGCCGACTACGAGCGTGAGCTGCAACGCCTCCATGAGTCGTTTTCGCCTCTCGTGCTGCGCGCCAAGACACTCGGTCGCGCCCTGCGCATCGGCACCAATCACGGGTCGCTTTCCGACCGCATCATGAACCGCTACGGCGACACGCCGCTGGGCATGGTCGAGAGCGCGCTGGAGTTCCTACGCATCGCGGAATCCCACGGGTTCAACCAGCTGATCCTGTCGATGAAATCATCCAACCCCAAGGTGATGATCGCCGCCTACCGCCTATTGGTGCAGCGAATGAACGACGAGCGCATGAGTTACCCGCTGCACCTCGGCGTGACCGAGGCGGGTGACGGCGAGGACGGCCGCATCAAGAGCGCCATTGGTATCGGCAGCCTGCTGTACGACGGGCTCGGCGACACCATTCGCGTGTCACTCACCGAGGACAGCGTGTACGAGATTCCGGTCGCCCAAGCCCTCGCCAAGAAGGCCATGTCTCTGTGGAAACCGACGATCAACCTGACTGCCTCGCCCTTCGCCCGGTTCGCCGCGACCGCCGACGCTGTTGATCCCTTTAACTACAGCCGCCGGCAGAGCACGCCCGTGGATCTCTCGCCCACGATCAAAGTTGGTCCCGCGCAACCGCCCCGGGTGTTCGTGCGCATTCCGTCGATTCAGGCCTGGCCGGCGGCCCTCGCCCAACTCACGTCGGCACGTTTGGCCGACACCCCCGCCGAGGGCTTGATTCTGCCCATCGCCACAACCTCGGAGCTGCAAAGCGTCAGTCGCGAGCTGAAGGAGCTCAGCCAAACGGGCACAACCCCGCTGATCGTTTTTGATCTAGCCCCCACCCTGCCCGCCGTCGCGGTGGCCGCAGCGACCGAAGAGTTGACTACACCCGCAGTTTTTCTGCGCACGTTCGACGCCGACGACAGCGTGGCCCTGCACGCTTTTGCTCAGTTCACCCGCAGTCGCGGGCATACGCTGGCCATCGCCACGACGGCCGCCGATATTGCATCCCTTGCACCCGCGCTGCCCGCGCTTGGCGACGACCGATTGCTCTTCACCCTCTCCAATCCCGCTACGCCCATAGTCGGAGCCATCGTCGCCCACCCCACCGGAGCCTATCGCGCGCTGGTCGAGCAACTGCGTTTCGCCGGCGTCCAATCCCCACTGTGGATCCGCAACACGACGACCACCACGGTCCACGGCGATCCCTCGTTCCTCTCACGGCTGCTCGACGCCGCCATCCTCACCGGCTCGCTGCTCTGCGATGGTATGGGCGACGTGGTTTCCATCGAAACCGAATCCGATGCCCCGCGCGCCACGCAACTCGCCTACAACGTCCTGCAGGGGGCGGGCTCCCGTATTTCCAAAACCGAATTTGTCGCCTGTCCCTCCTGCGGCCGCACGCTGTTCGATTTGCAAACCACCACCCAGCGCATCCGCGCGCAGACCGGCCACCTCAAGGGCGTGAAACTCGCGATCATGGGCTGCATCGTCAACGGCCCCGGCGAGATGGCCGACGCCGACTTCGGCTACGTCGGTGGCGCACCGGGGAAGATCAACCTCTACGTGGGCAAAACCTGCGTCCAGTATAACATCCCACAAGCCGAGGCCGACTCACGCCTGATCGCGCTCATTAAGGAACAGGGCAAATGGTTCGAGCCCCCGGTGTAG
- a CDS encoding heavy metal translocating P-type ATPase, which yields MHSSWTETLAEFLKHEPGVEAVRLDPAARKVSIATLGKVDITNLEKRLAETLAAIDRHLDLQAKPPVGFTVKRDGALTEFAGVSCATAPKFWKWREFNWPEYVAPVDAHAEESEWKELTVFASVCGVAGLAGFATKELGVGPDWLPTALYAVGLIAGGWDAVVDSWENIKKAKVDIHFLMLAVAVGAVAIGAWGEAVLLLFLFSASGAMEAYALDRTHREVSALLKSAPKRATLLVPGGGEREVPVEEVCIGDRLLVRPGEAFPADGNVLKGKSASDESALTGEAVPVEKGVGDPVFSGTLNLWGAVEIQVVRLPSESTLQKIIRLIQTAQKLRAPSERFTDKFGGGYTIGVLGVCAVMFLVWWLGFNLPPFANVEGTRSAFYRAMTLLVVMSPCALVLSIPSAILAAIAWGARHGVLFRGGAAIESLATINVVAMDKTGTLTTGELAVVGYESFPAGREVEIMELAFALESNSQHPLARAIVRDAKARGVRELGLEEFQSITGQGVRGSFAGSQVLLGRRELLEKGPLADWLKKLPAAPADLAEVWVVGKDVIGRVLLRDQIRAESKAVLSQLKAAGIHTVMLTGDRRQAAEAVAHELGLDEVRAGLSPEQKVEAIQALRAGGRKVAMVGDGVNDAPSLAAADVSVAMGARGSDAALEQAEVILMHDRIENFLAALKLSKRATRIIKQNLAISLGVVVIMAVASTLGFVPLAVGVAAHEGSTVVVCLNSLRLLFGENK from the coding sequence ATGCATTCCTCGTGGACCGAAACCTTGGCGGAGTTTCTCAAACATGAACCGGGCGTCGAAGCCGTGCGGCTTGATCCGGCTGCCCGCAAGGTGTCCATTGCCACACTCGGCAAGGTCGATATCACGAACTTGGAGAAACGCCTGGCCGAAACGCTCGCCGCCATCGATCGGCACCTCGATTTGCAGGCTAAGCCCCCCGTAGGTTTTACGGTGAAGCGCGACGGGGCGTTGACTGAATTCGCGGGCGTGAGTTGCGCGACCGCCCCGAAGTTTTGGAAGTGGCGTGAGTTCAACTGGCCCGAGTACGTCGCGCCGGTGGACGCCCACGCCGAGGAATCCGAATGGAAAGAACTCACCGTGTTCGCCTCGGTGTGCGGCGTGGCGGGCTTAGCTGGGTTTGCCACGAAAGAGCTTGGAGTTGGGCCGGACTGGCTGCCAACGGCGTTGTACGCGGTCGGGCTGATTGCGGGCGGTTGGGATGCGGTGGTCGACTCGTGGGAGAATATTAAAAAAGCTAAGGTCGACATTCATTTTCTCATGCTGGCGGTGGCGGTGGGCGCGGTGGCTATCGGGGCTTGGGGCGAGGCCGTGCTGCTCCTGTTTTTGTTTTCCGCTTCTGGGGCGATGGAGGCCTACGCGCTGGACCGCACTCATCGTGAAGTGAGCGCCTTGCTCAAATCGGCCCCCAAGCGGGCGACCCTGCTTGTGCCGGGTGGTGGCGAACGCGAAGTGCCGGTCGAGGAGGTCTGTATCGGTGATCGACTGCTGGTGCGCCCAGGCGAGGCGTTTCCGGCCGACGGCAACGTGCTCAAGGGTAAAAGTGCGAGCGACGAATCGGCGCTCACCGGTGAGGCCGTGCCGGTCGAAAAAGGCGTGGGCGATCCGGTCTTCAGCGGCACGCTCAACTTGTGGGGAGCGGTGGAGATTCAGGTGGTTCGCCTGCCCTCGGAGAGTACGCTGCAAAAAATTATCCGGCTGATCCAGACCGCGCAAAAACTGCGTGCGCCGAGCGAGCGGTTTACCGATAAGTTCGGCGGTGGTTACACGATTGGAGTTTTGGGTGTGTGCGCGGTGATGTTTTTGGTGTGGTGGCTGGGCTTTAACCTGCCGCCCTTTGCCAACGTGGAGGGGACGCGCTCGGCGTTTTATCGGGCGATGACGCTGCTGGTGGTGATGAGCCCGTGCGCCTTGGTGTTGTCGATTCCCTCGGCCATTCTCGCGGCCATTGCGTGGGGCGCGCGGCATGGTGTGCTGTTTCGAGGCGGTGCGGCCATTGAGAGCTTGGCCACCATCAACGTGGTCGCGATGGACAAGACTGGCACGCTCACAACTGGTGAATTGGCCGTGGTGGGTTACGAAAGTTTTCCTGCCGGCCGGGAGGTTGAAATCATGGAGTTGGCCTTCGCTTTGGAGTCCAATTCGCAGCACCCGCTGGCGCGCGCCATTGTGCGTGACGCCAAGGCGCGTGGCGTGCGCGAGCTGGGGCTGGAGGAGTTTCAGTCGATCACGGGACAGGGCGTGCGCGGCAGTTTTGCTGGCAGCCAAGTATTGCTTGGGCGGCGCGAGTTGTTGGAAAAAGGCCCGCTGGCCGATTGGTTGAAAAAACTCCCGGCCGCGCCCGCTGATTTGGCTGAGGTTTGGGTGGTGGGTAAGGACGTGATCGGCCGCGTGCTGTTGCGCGATCAGATTCGTGCCGAGTCGAAGGCGGTTTTAAGCCAACTTAAAGCCGCTGGTATTCACACGGTGATGTTGACCGGCGACCGTCGGCAGGCGGCGGAGGCGGTGGCGCACGAACTCGGTCTTGACGAGGTACGCGCCGGACTCAGTCCTGAGCAAAAAGTGGAAGCAATCCAGGCGCTGCGTGCCGGTGGGCGCAAGGTCGCGATGGTGGGTGACGGGGTGAACGACGCGCCCTCGCTGGCCGCCGCCGATGTGAGTGTTGCGATGGGCGCGCGCGGCAGCGACGCGGCGCTCGAGCAGGCCGAAGTCATCTTGATGCATGACCGCATTGAGAACTTTTTGGCCGCGCTCAAGCTCAGCAAGCGGGCCACGCGGATCATTAAGCAGAATCTGGCCATTTCGCTCGGTGTGGTGGTGATCATGGCGGTCGCCTCGACCCTCGGATTTGTACCGTTGGCGGTGGGTGTTGCCGCACACGAGGGCAGCACGGTGGTGGTGTGCTTGAATTCGCTCCGGCTGCTGTTTGGCGAAAATAAGTAG
- the ilvN gene encoding acetolactate synthase small subunit: MRHTISVLVENKFGVLARVSGMFSGRGFNIDSLNVAPTHDASLSRITAVLMGDDAALDLCIKQLRKLVNVVEVIDFTEGQAVVRELVLIKVKADSRTRSEIMQISDIFRTKIVNVAQDSVIIEMTGDDGKVSAFLKLVEPFGILELARTGVLAQMR, encoded by the coding sequence ATGCGACACACGATCTCTGTCCTCGTTGAGAACAAGTTCGGCGTTCTAGCCCGCGTGTCCGGCATGTTTTCCGGTCGCGGCTTCAACATCGACTCGCTTAACGTTGCCCCTACCCACGACGCCTCGCTGTCGCGAATCACCGCCGTGCTCATGGGCGACGACGCCGCGCTCGATCTTTGCATCAAGCAGCTGCGCAAGTTGGTCAACGTCGTCGAGGTCATTGATTTCACCGAGGGTCAGGCGGTCGTTCGCGAACTCGTGCTGATTAAGGTCAAGGCCGACTCCCGCACGCGCTCGGAGATCATGCAGATCAGTGACATTTTCCGCACCAAGATCGTCAACGTGGCACAAGATTCGGTCATCATCGAAATGACCGGCGATGACGGCAAGGTCAGCGCCTTCCTCAAGTTGGTCGAACCTTTCGGCATCCTTGAACTGGCCCGCACCGGCGTGCTGGCCCAGATGCGTTAA
- a CDS encoding M3 family metallopeptidase, protein MVTHSFLDNTFAVRWSQHTPEQIAPAIEAALAGAQRAIDAIAQLDLAALTYENTFLALERATEELNFAWGKVTHLQSVDDSPALRDAHNALLPAVSVFFARIPLNPALWTRLKAFAATPAAVALTGIHRRFLDETVADFRQAGADLPEAQRTRLEVLQTELAEATQKYGENVLDATNAWELIVTDPARLQGLPEHAVATALRSAEAKGLGTPAAPAWRFTLHMPSQEPVMTYAADESLRREVWTAATAVGTLAPHDNAALVQKIIALRDEKARLLGQPHFADLVLARRMAVSGKKALAFIADMQARAQVAFVRECAELEEFKAKHTGAPRALLKPWEVGYWAEKLRQERYDFDDEVLRPYLPMDRVIAGLFDLAGRVFGLRITERSVVFSGRELSQAGSPSSSVEVWHPEVKFYDLHDAAGRHLGSFYADWYPRESKRGGAWMGYLVTGGPQPDGTRAPHLGYICGNLTPPAEGKSALLAHDEVETIFHEFGHLLHHLLGEVEIKSLNGVNVAWDFVELPSQIMENWCWQRESLDLFARHHETGVAIPEEVFQKMTAAKNFRSACATIRQVQFARMDLLLHMRAPEFVSGDIEAQARALVADCMIPTEPAGRTLVKRFGHLFSDPVGYAAGYYSYKWAEVLDADAFTRFQREGVFNAQVGAEFVAHILSQGNSAEPAELYRRFMGRDPDLTALLERNGLLA, encoded by the coding sequence GTGGTAACCCATTCTTTTCTAGATAACACCTTTGCAGTCCGCTGGTCGCAGCATACCCCCGAGCAGATCGCGCCGGCCATTGAGGCGGCCTTGGCTGGCGCCCAACGCGCCATCGACGCCATCGCGCAGCTCGACCTCGCCGCGCTCACCTACGAAAATACGTTTCTCGCGCTTGAGCGCGCCACCGAGGAACTCAATTTCGCCTGGGGCAAGGTCACCCACCTTCAGTCAGTCGACGATTCGCCCGCGCTGCGCGACGCCCACAATGCCCTGCTGCCCGCCGTCTCGGTTTTCTTCGCCCGCATTCCCCTCAACCCCGCGCTGTGGACGCGGTTAAAAGCCTTTGCCGCCACGCCTGCCGCCGTCGCCCTCACGGGAATTCACCGGCGCTTCCTCGACGAGACGGTGGCCGACTTCCGTCAAGCCGGCGCTGATTTGCCCGAGGCCCAGCGCACCCGCCTCGAGGTGCTGCAAACCGAGCTCGCGGAAGCCACCCAGAAATACGGGGAAAACGTGCTCGATGCGACCAACGCCTGGGAGCTCATCGTGACCGATCCCGCCCGCCTGCAGGGGCTGCCCGAACACGCGGTTGCCACCGCACTGCGCAGTGCCGAAGCCAAGGGTTTGGGCACGCCTGCGGCACCCGCCTGGCGCTTCACGTTGCACATGCCGTCGCAGGAGCCGGTCATGACCTATGCCGCCGATGAGAGCCTGCGCCGCGAGGTCTGGACGGCCGCCACCGCCGTGGGAACGCTTGCGCCGCACGACAACGCCGCCCTCGTGCAGAAAATTATCGCGCTGCGTGACGAGAAGGCGCGGTTGCTCGGACAGCCGCATTTTGCCGATCTGGTGCTCGCCCGCCGCATGGCGGTTTCGGGTAAAAAGGCGCTCGCGTTTATTGCTGACATGCAGGCACGCGCTCAGGTCGCTTTTGTACGTGAGTGCGCCGAGTTGGAGGAGTTTAAAGCCAAGCATACCGGTGCGCCGCGCGCCTTGCTGAAGCCGTGGGAAGTGGGCTATTGGGCCGAGAAACTGCGCCAGGAACGCTACGATTTCGATGACGAGGTGCTGCGTCCCTACCTGCCGATGGATCGGGTGATTGCCGGTCTGTTCGACTTGGCGGGCCGCGTGTTTGGGCTGCGCATTACGGAGCGCTCCGTGGTTTTCTCCGGGCGCGAGCTATCGCAAGCGGGCAGCCCTTCGAGCTCGGTCGAGGTGTGGCATCCGGAAGTTAAGTTTTATGATCTCCATGATGCGGCCGGTCGCCACCTCGGCTCGTTTTACGCGGACTGGTATCCGCGCGAGTCGAAGCGTGGCGGCGCTTGGATGGGTTATCTGGTGACGGGTGGGCCCCAACCCGACGGCACGCGCGCGCCGCACCTCGGCTACATTTGTGGCAACCTCACGCCTCCGGCCGAGGGCAAGTCGGCGCTGCTGGCGCACGACGAAGTGGAGACGATTTTCCACGAGTTCGGGCACCTGTTGCACCACCTGCTCGGCGAGGTGGAAATCAAATCGCTCAACGGCGTCAACGTGGCGTGGGACTTTGTGGAGTTGCCCTCGCAGATCATGGAAAACTGGTGCTGGCAGCGTGAGAGCCTCGACCTGTTTGCCCGCCACCACGAGACCGGTGTCGCGATCCCTGAGGAGGTTTTCCAAAAGATGACCGCCGCGAAAAACTTCCGTTCGGCCTGCGCCACCATTCGCCAGGTGCAGTTCGCGCGCATGGACCTGTTGCTGCACATGCGTGCGCCGGAGTTCGTTTCTGGTGACATTGAGGCGCAGGCGCGCGCACTTGTGGCCGACTGCATGATTCCGACCGAACCAGCGGGGCGCACCTTGGTAAAACGCTTCGGCCACCTTTTCAGTGATCCGGTAGGCTACGCGGCGGGTTACTATTCCTACAAATGGGCGGAGGTGCTCGATGCGGATGCGTTTACCCGATTCCAGCGTGAAGGCGTATTCAACGCCCAAGTGGGGGCCGAGTTTGTCGCGCATATTCTCAGTCAGGGTAACTCGGCTGAACCCGCCGAACTGTATCGCCGCTTCATGGGGCGCGACCCCGATCTGACCGCGCTACTCGAGAGAAACGGTTTGCTGGCGTAA
- a CDS encoding transposase: MREGKQEGARKGYNPKRKGRASHHPLLAVLAEAQFILHGWLRSGNCGSARGVVAFLQEALALAPAGLKIACVRADSGFCENGFLSFLEEKSCPTSLSPA, from the coding sequence TTGCGGGAGGGCAAGCAGGAGGGCGCGCGCAAGGGCTACAATCCGAAGCGCAAGGGCCGCGCGAGTCACCACCCGCTGCTGGCGGTGTTGGCCGAGGCGCAGTTTATTCTACATGGCTGGTTGCGCAGCGGCAATTGCGGCTCGGCGCGCGGGGTCGTCGCGTTTTTACAGGAGGCCTTAGCGCTGGCACCGGCGGGATTAAAAATCGCCTGCGTTCGCGCCGATAGTGGTTTTTGCGAGAACGGGTTTCTCTCTTTTTTGGAGGAAAAAAGCTGCCCTACATCGTTGTCGCCCGCATGA
- a CDS encoding transposase → MTSSIRARCTGLTEWTALDENYAVGEIWLKLHGWTVTRRFVVLREREREDKSAVGRRLIEVPGYTFRIFVTNRCESAEIIWRDYNGRACIEQRIEELKNDLAADGFCVREFFGTESAFLGVLYAFNLLSLYQRQVTPEKPYRQPATLRSQVFVAGAILGLVGKQIAVKLSQAWGGLSKHKPIIDNALQWRPPTPPKLDSDPLSPCVMTACT, encoded by the coding sequence ATGACGTCCTCGATCAGGGCACGTTGCACCGGGCTGACCGAATGGACCGCACTCGACGAGAACTATGCGGTCGGCGAGATTTGGTTAAAACTGCACGGATGGACCGTGACGCGACGCTTCGTGGTGCTGCGCGAGCGCGAGCGTGAGGACAAATCGGCGGTCGGCCGTAGGCTCATCGAGGTGCCCGGCTACACCTTCCGCATCTTCGTCACCAATCGCTGCGAATCCGCCGAGATCATCTGGCGCGACTACAACGGGCGGGCCTGCATCGAGCAGCGTATCGAGGAACTCAAAAACGATCTGGCGGCCGACGGCTTTTGTGTGCGCGAGTTTTTCGGCACCGAATCCGCCTTCCTCGGCGTACTCTACGCCTTCAACCTGCTCAGTCTTTACCAGCGTCAAGTCACGCCCGAAAAGCCCTACCGCCAACCTGCCACCCTGCGCAGCCAGGTCTTCGTCGCCGGTGCGATCCTCGGGCTCGTCGGCAAACAAATCGCCGTCAAACTGTCGCAAGCCTGGGGTGGCCTTTCAAAACACAAGCCCATTATTGATAACGCCTTGCAGTGGCGTCCGCCAACTCCGCCGAAGTTGGATTCCGACCCTCTATCGCCCTGCGTTATGACTGCCTGCACTTAG
- a CDS encoding transposase produces the protein MATKFVIIDRRTPLLLPPDLRDWVKPDHLVHFVIDAVDLIDVSSVSVNQRGSGSAQYPPSMLLSLLTYSYATGVFSSRQIERTTYENVAVRLLCADTHPDHDTICTFRRENRKLVQKAFAQLLQMSAACGVLKIGNVTVAVDGTKILANASKHSAVSYAHAVKTMEVLDLEIAELLRKADAADAIPLQDGLTIPAEIQRREERKATLAKAKAEIEARAHLRFQAEQAEYEAKMAKRSASEADTGKKPRGPVPVQPDPTPGTKDQVNLTDEVSRIMKTGNGFQQCYNAQAGADTDSRLIVGARVCNAPNDKQQLEPNLAAIAQHIEVANVLIDSGFVSEAAVTKAESAPDATTTGVTVYAAMKREPHGRTIAQLEQHEDPPQPGPEASFAERMIHRTATAAGRALYKLRQETIEPIFGIIKEALGFRRFLMRGLEKVSLEWELVCLAYNFKRLHRLNAKLRPA, from the coding sequence ATGGCAACCAAGTTCGTTATAATTGATCGGCGCACTCCGTTACTGCTGCCGCCCGACCTGCGGGATTGGGTGAAGCCGGATCACTTGGTGCATTTTGTCATCGATGCGGTTGACTTGATCGACGTCAGTTCGGTGTCCGTAAATCAGCGTGGGAGCGGCAGTGCGCAATACCCGCCGTCGATGCTCCTGAGTTTACTGACTTACAGTTACGCGACGGGAGTTTTTTCCAGCCGCCAAATTGAGCGCACGACCTATGAAAACGTGGCAGTGCGCCTGCTCTGTGCCGACACGCACCCCGACCACGATACGATTTGCACGTTCCGCCGGGAGAACCGGAAATTGGTGCAAAAAGCTTTTGCTCAATTACTTCAGATGTCTGCGGCGTGCGGAGTGTTAAAGATCGGCAACGTCACGGTGGCCGTCGATGGCACCAAAATACTTGCCAACGCCAGCAAGCACTCGGCGGTGAGTTATGCCCATGCGGTTAAGACGATGGAAGTCCTTGATCTGGAAATCGCTGAACTGTTGCGCAAAGCCGACGCTGCGGACGCGATCCCGCTGCAAGACGGGTTGACGATCCCCGCAGAGATCCAGCGGCGCGAGGAGCGCAAGGCGACGTTGGCCAAGGCCAAGGCGGAAATCGAGGCCCGGGCGCATCTGCGGTTTCAGGCGGAACAAGCTGAGTATGAAGCTAAAATGGCAAAACGCTCCGCGTCCGAAGCCGACACGGGTAAAAAACCGCGTGGCCCAGTTCCCGTTCAGCCCGACCCCACTCCGGGCACGAAAGACCAGGTCAACCTGACCGATGAAGTCAGCCGGATTATGAAAACGGGCAACGGCTTCCAGCAGTGTTATAATGCACAAGCCGGGGCCGACACCGACTCGCGCCTGATCGTCGGTGCGCGGGTCTGTAATGCGCCCAATGATAAACAGCAGCTTGAGCCAAACCTGGCGGCCATCGCGCAACATATTGAGGTGGCGAACGTACTGATTGACAGTGGTTTTGTGAGTGAAGCGGCGGTGACAAAGGCCGAGTCCGCACCGGACGCAACCACAACGGGCGTAACTGTATATGCAGCGATGAAACGGGAGCCGCATGGCCGCACGATCGCCCAACTCGAACAGCACGAAGACCCGCCGCAACCGGGCCCCGAGGCGAGCTTCGCCGAACGCATGATCCACCGCACCGCTACGGCCGCCGGACGAGCGTTATATAAACTACGGCAAGAAACCATTGAACCGATTTTTGGTATTATAAAAGAGGCGCTCGGCTTCCGACGTTTTTTAATGCGCGGACTGGAAAAAGTATCCCTCGAATGGGAGCTGGTGTGCCTGGCCTACAACTTTAAGCGTCTTCATCGCCTCAACGCCAAACTGCGGCCGGCCTAA